A region of Haliotis asinina isolate JCU_RB_2024 chromosome 7, JCU_Hal_asi_v2, whole genome shotgun sequence DNA encodes the following proteins:
- the LOC137291301 gene encoding uncharacterized protein — protein sequence MPRLTAPERECAIGMLQNGASAREIARRLHCAHTTITRIHQRFLQTGSTRDRPRPGQQRVTTARQDRQIVRDHVRDRTLLATRTAAQVQGRSGFIHPNTGRNRLRAAGLRAQRPYFGPILTSTTDRHRTPLHICRGRVNAVYYRDQMLQNHVAPFFNQHHDVHKFQHNNARAHTARVSMQYLAQKNIPVLQWPAQSPDLSPIEHLWDEIGRRLSRRHQMDNIRELEVALVREWNAIPKNTTQRLINSDAPHVSMQMAVTPVIDFPTPIKPLSRINIIVNEI from the exons ATGCCGCGACTTACAGCCCCTGAACGGGAATGTGCCATTGGCATGCTTCAAAATGGCGCCAGCGCCAGGGAAATTGCCAGACGACTACACTGCGCACACACAACGATCACAAGAATCCATCAAAGGTTTCTGCAAACGGGGAGCACTCGGGACCGTCCTCGACCGGGTCAACAACGTGTGACAACGGCACGTCAGGACCGTCAGATCGTACGGGATCATGTCCGAGACCGAACACTACTAGCGACAAGAACGGCTGCTCAAGTCCAAGGACGAAGTGGATTCATTCACCCCAACACCGGACGGAACCGTCTGCGAGCTGCAGGCCTGCGTGCGCAACGTCCTTATTTCGGCCCCATATTGACGTCTACA ACGGACCGTCACAGAACCCCTCTCCATATCTGCAGAGGAAGGGTGAACGCCGTCTACTACCGGGACCAGATGCTGCAGAACCATGTCGCGCCGttcttcaaccaacaccacgaTGTCCACAAGTTCCAACATAACAACGCTAGGGCACACACTGCAAGGGTGTCCATGCAGTACCTTGCACAGAAGAACATCCCCGTGCTTCAGTGGCCAGCTCAGTCACCCGATCTCTCCCCTATCGAGCACTTATGGGATGAAATTGGACGACGTCTTTCACGTCGACACCAGATGGACAACATCCGAGAACTTGAGGTTGCCCTTGTTCGGGAGTGGAATGCTATCCCTAAGAACACTACCCAGAGACTGATCAACTCCGATGCACCGCATGTGTCAATGCAAATGGCGGTCACGCCCGTTATTGACTTTCCTACACCAATTAAGCCTCTCTCGCGCATTAACATTATCGTGAATGAAATTTAA